A stretch of the Rosa rugosa chromosome 5, drRosRugo1.1, whole genome shotgun sequence genome encodes the following:
- the LOC133709051 gene encoding uncharacterized protein LOC133709051, giving the protein MAPSNRAAAAKAIALRMKAVQMKRTSSKDAGPSTTPKALSPKKRVVSAKKKEVSPKKKVVQTKKKTRSPKKKTKAVSEKSVSKTKSGNSSKSNKIEVGDDIEDPNATGGLKLLRRGMVTMNRITRRLIRGRKLTIQINDKGEPYGKAAKEMQSYIGVLARTKISIVTGDWREVDPEEKQKIWESIMDAYVIPKECKKLVITSAANKWREFKSKLTNKYIIPYMDTPELLENPPDDYRCVKKADWDIFVADRISAKFQELRDAQIEKRKENRYPHRMARKGYANLEAELELQVDGNDCGLAIDRVENIVAYVIGTIVHDALLPFPVKDADIVTVGDAIGTCVAWPRKLVVIPAPEAPPKPIEQKITKRANPKKRIRDSFDDDNEDLENLPTNLPLPVKDLCMWAKTELMDGATIHTTFGGEIFGHSRKAVIFRRDIYNMANMLEVSGGVIVFYMSYIYGVLKKSKMLDMVGFMDPAHTGIIGCGNPTERARSMSNRYMLGKPGQIFLVPYNSGAHWMLSVVNPDEEAVHFMDPLKRRLCAGEWKSIVDNSIKIFNAQKGRKGRKIIQWKNLAGIPEQTDSKTCGYFVMRYMKEIVEDKNLEFATKWERKSNLAYTQKDIDVVRAEWANHVMKF; this is encoded by the exons ATGGCGCCATCTAATAGAGCAGCAGCAGCTAAAGCGATAGCTTTGAGGATGAAAGCTGTGCAAATGAAAAGAACTAGCTCTAAGGATGCAGGGCCGTCAACCACACCTAAAGCTTTGTCTCCAAAGAAGAGGGTTGTGTCTGCTAAGAAGAAGGAGGTGTCCCCGAAGAAGAAGGTTGTCCAAACTAAGAAGAAGACTAGATCCccgaagaagaagacaaaggcTGTATCAGAGAAATCTGTATCAAAGACCAAGTCTGGAAATAGTTCTAAGTCTAATAAGATAGAGGTTGGTGATGATATCGAAGATCCTAATGCAACTGGTGGTTTGAAGCTGCTAAGGCGAGGGATGGTGACAATGAATCGCATTACAAGGCGACTCATCAGAGGGAGAAAGCTAACCATACAGATTAATGATAAGGGGGAACCTTATGGTAAGGCTGCAAAAGAAATGCAGTCTTACATTGGGGTCTTAGCACGTACAAAGATCTCGATTGTCACTGGTGATTGGAGAGAGGTGGACCCTgaggaaaaacagaaaatctggGAATCTATTATG GATGCATATGTGATCCCTAAAGAATGTAAGAAGCTGGTGATTACCTCTGCTGCAAATAAATGGAGGGAATTTAAAAGCAAATTGACCAACAAGTACATTATCCCTTATATGGATACCCCTGAATTGCTTGAAAATCCACCGGATGATTATCGATGTGTTAAGAAGGCTGATTGGGATATCTTTGTCGCTGACAGGATTTCAGCAAAATTCCAG GAACTGCGTGATgcacaaatagaaaaaagaaaggaaaatcgGTACCCTCATCGTATGGCACGTAAAGGATATGCTAACTTAGAAGCCGAACTG GAGCTGCAGGTTGATGGGAACGACTGCGGACTGGCAATAGACAGGGTCGAAAATATTGTTGCTTATG TCATTGGAACCATTGTGCATGATGCCTTGCTACCATTTCCAGTGAAGGATGCTGACATAGTCACTGTCGGAGACGCCATTGGGACTTGTGTTGCTTGGCCAAGAAAGCTAGTTGTTATCCCTGCACCAGAGGCACCCCCTAAACCCATTGAGCAGAAA ATAACAAAGCGTGCTAATCCGAAGAAGAGAATCAGAGATTCATTTGATGATGACAATGAAGACCTGGAAAACTTGCCGACGAATCTGCCATTACCAGTAAAGGACTTGTGTATGTGGGCCAAGACTGAATTGATGGATGGCGCCACAATCCACACAACATTTGGTGGGGAAATTTTCGGCCATTCTAGGAAAGCAGTCATCTTTAGAAGGGATATCTATAACATGGCTAACATGCTGGAAGTATCTGGAGGAGTCATTGTTTTTTACATGAG CTACATTTATGGAGTCCTGAAGAAGTCTAAGATGCTTGATATGGTTGGCTTTATGGACCCTGCACACACCGGTATAATTGGGTGTGGAAATCCCACTGAACGGGCACGGTCTATGTCAAATCGGTACATGTTAGGGAAACCGGGGCAAATATTTTTGGTTCCATATAACTCGGG TGCTCATTGGATGTTGTCGGTGGTGAACCCGGATGAAGAAGCCGTGCATTTCATGGATCCGCTAAAAAGGCGACTTTGTGCTGGTGAATGGAAAAGTATTGTCGACAA ctctattaaaatcttcaaTGCCCAAAAGGGTAGGAAAGGAAGGAAAATAATCCAATGGAAGAATCTTGCT GGTATTCCGGAGCAAACTGATTCTAAGACTTGTGGTTATTTTGTCATGCGTTATATGAAAGAAATTGTGGAGGACAAGAACTTGGAGTTTGCTACCAAG TGggaaaggaaatcaaatctTGCTTACACACAGAAGGATATTGATGTGGTTCGAGCTGAATGGGCAAATCATGTTATGAAGTTCTAA
- the LOC133709052 gene encoding uncharacterized protein LOC133709052 — protein sequence MMLNEWAVSHLAEFQKYHPKVVSKKKRVPMKWQCPPSGRLKINVDGAFRADVGCGGIGVVVRDDVGMGIAALARSFLHAHSVLNMEAEACRAGLLLSIHQGWPEIEIESDSAILVAALNSGEKNFSEVSRILDDCKDYMSSFQSVRIRHIYREANCVADRLAHLASLFYIDDVWLEETPAIIQDVLYNDYCNSTYVARGSGHNFCVLIR from the exons ATGATGCTGAATGAGTGGGCTGTGAGTCACCTTGCTGAGTTCCAGAAGTACCATCCAAAGGTTGTGAGTAAGAAGAAGAGGGTACCCATGAAATGGCAGTGTCCTCCTAGTGGGAGATTGAAGATAAATGTGGATGGAGCGTTTAGAGCGGATGTGGGTTGTGGAGGCATTGGTGTAGTAGTCAGGGATGATGTTGGCATGGGTATTGCTGCTTTGGCTAGGTCTTTTCTACATGCACACTCAGTCCTCAATATGGAAGCTGAGGCGTGCAGAGCTGGTTTACTTCTTAGTATTCATCAGGGTTggcctgaaattgaaattgaaagcgaCTCTGCCATTCTAGTTGCTGCACTTAATAGCGGAGAGAAGAATTTCTCGGAGGTAAGTCGGATTCTAGATGATTGTAAGGATTATATGTCTTCTTTTCAATCTGTTAGGATTCGTCATATCTACCGTGAAGCTAATTGTGTTGCAGATAGGCTTGCACACCTAGCTAGTTTGTTTTATATTGATGATGTGTGGTTAGAGGaaactcctgctattattcaggatgttctctataaCGATTATTGTAATAGTACTTATGTTGCTCGGGGTTCAG GACACAATTTTTGTGTTCTAATAAGGTAA
- the LOC133709569 gene encoding defensin Ec-AMP-D1-like: MEGFMRLFSTFFVGLLLLVATAGIGPNVMVAEARKCESQSHKFEGICLKQSNCASICKTEGYSGGNCRGFRRRCFCTKDC; encoded by the exons atgGAAGGTTTCATGCGTTTGTTTTCGACTTTCTTCGTCGGTCTCCTGCTTCTGGTGGCTACAGCtg GGATAGGGCCAAATGTAATGGTTGCTGAGGCCAGAAAATGTGAGAGTCAGAGCCACAAGTTCGAGGGAATTTGCTTGAAACAGAGCAATTGTGCATCTATTTGCAAAACTGAGGGTTACAGTGGAGGCAACTGCCGCGGTTTTCGCCGCAGATGCTTCTGCACCAAAGATTGTTAA
- the LOC133709050 gene encoding uncharacterized protein LOC133709050: protein MDKSWMHADRRSLKFKIGLEDFLKFALANARDISKICCPCLKCCNNDEFSVGVIKDHIYFNGIFCWHGEPSAMNADILGESETVDMGADFGIGDEDDEISSDSNEFLRFVEDGDKPLYPGCTKTTKLNGLIQTFNLKAKHGMTDSCYSGMLIMIGMLLPEGNEVPGSVYEAKKTLAALGMGYERIHACPNDCILYRGQHAEATSCPTCGESRWKLGRDNTNKEGVPGKVLWYFPPIPRFKRMFQSTKTAKDLTWHANDRKTDGMMRHPADSPTWKLVDTKWPEFGSEPRNLRLALSSDGFNPHSSLSSRYSCWPVILVTYNLPPWLCMKRKHMMLTLLISGPKQPGNDIDVYLQPLIDDLKLLWVGVEVYDALRGESFKLKAVLFWTINDFPAYGNLSGSITKGYNACPVCVDETRPYRLKHSNKMAFMRHRRFLPRHHPYRRQAAAFDNTIEEDVAPSPLSGEEMLSRVEGLNIPFGKKKPCPPHKGVEAKNRPCWKKKSVFFELDYWKHLPVRHILDVMHIEKNCCDAILGTVLNIPGKTKDGAASRLDMVDMGIRTDLKPTPGPKRAKLPLASWNLLLDEKKILCSSFFNMTVPVRFCSNIRNLVSMEDLRLVGLKSHDCHTIMQILLPVALRSVLEKPVRYAIIRFCLFFKAICSKVIDVSKLQQMQADLIDTVCLLEKFFPPSFFDVMIHLTVHLVREVELCGPVFLRWMYPFERYMKVFKGYVRSRHFPEGCIAENYIVEEAIEFCSERMLREDDTTVGIPSKSLSGLCNGCKPLSGATMVIVSAKELQLAHLCVLRNTEDAIPYFKEHMELLELTFPKFMKNKRWLREKQNATFGDWLKERVANAMSIPDNDVSETMRWMAGGPRHEVPTFSGYHVSGVDFNTKSRDNVRSVQNSGVFLLADAMQVASAKDRKPRTDDMDFYGVIKTIWEVDYYKFRVPLFKCDWVESSRGVKVDDLGFTLVKLNRIGHLNDPFVLATHVKQVFYIEDPLDAEWSVVVRCPDKDYEGANDECEDPEVDQVAFIPTMPSVETFDDVVGHQPSIHMRDGDEGIWVDN, encoded by the exons ATGGATAAATCATGGATGCATGCTGATAGAAGATCATTGAAGTTTAAGATAGGACTTGAAGACTTTCTTAAGTTCGCTTTAGCAAATGCACGCGACATATCAAAAATATGCTGTCCTTGTTTGAAGTGTTGTAACAATGATGAATTTTCTGTTGGAGTGATCAAGGACCATATATACTTTAATGGTATTTTCTGTTGGCATGGAGAACCTTCTGCCATGAATGCCGATATATTAGGTGAATCCGAAACAGTAGATATGGGTGCTGATTTTGGGATaggggatgaagatgatgagatTTCGAGTGACTCGAATGAGTTTCTTAGGTTTGTAGAGGATGGAGATAAGCCTTTGTATCCGGGTTGTACTAAGACTACAAAGTTAAATGGTTTGATACAAACGTTCAATTTGAAGGCAAAACACGGAATGACAGACTCTTGTTATTCTGGCATGCTAATCATGATTGGCATGTTGCTGCCTGAAGGGAATGAGGTACCTGGGTCTGTATATGAGGCTAAGAAAACACTTGCTGCATTGGGCATGGGCTATGAAAGGATTCATGCTTGTCCAAATGATTGCATCCTTTATAGAGGGCAGCATGCAGAAGCAACAAGTTGTCCAACCTGTGGTGAATCACGTTGGAAACTGGGTAGAGATAATACTAATAAGGAAGGGGTGCCTGGGAAGGTCTTGTGGTACTTCCCACCAATCCCAAGATTCAAACGGATGTTCCAATCGACCAAGACAGCTAAGGATTTGACTTGGCATGCCAATGATAGGAAAACAGATGGAATGATGAGGCATCCAGCAGATTCCCCGACTTGGAAGTTAGTTGACACAAAGTGGCCAGAATTTGGTAGCGAACCGAGGAACCTTAGGCTAGCCCTTTCCTCAGATGGGTTTAATCCCCACAGTTCATTAAGTAGCCGATACTCTTGCTGGCCTGTTATTCTTGTTACATATAACCTTCCTCCTTGGCTATGCATGAAGAGGAAGCACATGATGTTAACATTGTTAATATCTGGACCCAAACAGCCGGGAAATGATATTGACGTTTATTTGCAGCCTTTGATAGATGATTTGAAACTACTGTGGGTTGGGGTTGAAGTGTATGATGCCCTTAGAGGAGAGTCCTTCAAACTGAAGGCAGTCCTATTTTGGACTATTAACGACTTTCCCGCATATGGGAACCTCTCGGGCAGCATTACCAAAGGATACAATGCTTGTCCAGTTTGTGTTGATGAAACCCGACCATACAGGTTGAAGCATAGTAACAAAATGGCATTCATGAGACATCGCAGATTTTTGCCAAGACATCATCCATATCGAAGGCAGGCTGCAGCTTTTGACAATACCATAGAGGAAGATGTCGCTCCTTCACCATTAAGTGGAGAGGAGATGTTGTCAAGAGTTGAAGGTCTGAACATAccatttgggaaaaaaaaaccttgtCCCCCTCACAAGGGTGTTGAAGCGAAAAACAGACCttgctggaaaaaaaaatcGGTTTTCTTTGAACTTGATTACTGGAAACATCTTCCAGTGAGACACATTCTCGATGTGATGCACATTGAGAAGAATTGTTGCGATGCTATTCTTGGAACCGTATTGAACATTCCCGGGAAGACCAAGGATGGAGCTGCTTCTCGTTTGGACATGGTTGATATGGGCATCAGAACTGATTTGAAGCCTACACCTGGTCCGAAAAGGGCAAAGTTGCCTTTGGCGAGTTGGAACTTGCTGCTAGATGAgaagaaaatattatgctcTTCCTTTTTCAACATGACGGTTCCTGTGCGCTTTTGCTCAAACATAAGGAATCTGGTTTCAATGGAAGATTTGAGACTCGTTGGTCTTAAATCACATGATTGCCACACTATTATGCAGATTCTTCTCCCTGTGGCATTAAGATCAGTTTTAGAAAAGCCAGTTAGGTATGCTATTATTCGGTTCTGCCTATTCTTCAAGGCAATTTGTAGTAAGGTGATAGATGTTTCAAAACTTCAACAGATGCAAGCTGACCTTATTGATACAGTTTGCTTGCTTGAAAAGTTCTTCCCACCTTCGTTTTTCGATGTAATGATTCATTTAACAGTTCATCTTGTTAGAGAAGTAGAGTTATGTGGTCCGGTGTTTCTTCGATGGATGTACCCATTTGAGAGGTACATGAAAGTGTTCAAAGGGTATGTGAGAAGTCGCCATTTTCCTGAGGGGTGTATTGCTGAGAATTATATTGTTGAAGAGGCTATAGAGTTTTGCTCAGAACGTATGCTCCGTGAAGATGATACCACTGTGGGAATTCCATCAAAAAGCTTATCTGGACTGTGTAATGGATGCAAGCCTTTATCAGGCGCAACCATGGTGATCGTTTCTGCAAAGGAGTTACAACTTGCACACCTGTGTGTATTACGGAACACTGAAGATGCCATTCCATACTTCAA GGAGCATATGGAATTGTTGGAGTTAACTTTCCCTAAGTTCATGAAAAACAAGAGGTGGTTGAGGGAAAAACAGAATGCGACATTTGGAGATTGGTTAAAGGAAAGG GTTGCAAATGCAATGAGTATTCCCGACAATGATGTTTCAGAAACAATGAGGTGGATGGCTGGCGGCCCAAGGCATGAAGTGCCAACCTTTAGTGGATACCATGTCAGTGGAGTTGATTTCAACACCAAATCCCGGGACAATGTCAGATCAGTTCAGAACAGTGGTGTTTTTTTACTTGCCGATGCAATGCAAGTTGCAAGTGCAAAGGATCGAAAGCCCAGAACTGATGATATGGACTTCTACGGTGTAATTAAAACAATATGGGAGGTTGACTATTACAAATTTAGGGTACCATTGTTTAAATGCGATTGGGTAGAGAGTTCTAGGGGCGTCAAAGTAGACGATCTTGGGTTTACTTTGGTGAAACTGAATAGGATAGGCCATTTAAATGATCCGTTTGTCTTAGCTACGCATGTGAAACAAGTTTTTTATATTGAAGACCCCCTCGATGCTGAATGGTCAGTAGTGGTGAGGTGCCCGGATAAAGACTACGAAGGGGCTAATGATGAATGCGAAGACCCTGAAGTGGACCAAGTAGCATTTATTCCGACAATGCCATCAGTTGAAACCTTTGATGATGTAGTTGGTCATCAACCTAGCATTCATATGCGAGATGGTGATGAAGGAATATGGGTTGACAATTAA
- the LOC133710019 gene encoding defensin Ec-AMP-D2-like, with translation MEGFMRMFSTFFVAILLLVATGMGPNAMVAEARTCETLSHKFKGTCVRESNCASVCQTEGFSGGDCRGLRRRCFCTKHC, from the exons atGGAGGGTTTCATGCGTATGTTTTCAACTTTCTTCGTCGCTATCCTGCTCCTGGTGGCTACTG GGATGGGGCCGAATGCAATGGTCGCTGAGGCCAGAACTTGTGAGACTCTGAGCCACAAGTTCAAGGGAACTTGCGTGAGAGAGAGCAACTGCGCATCTGTTTGCCAAACTGAGGGCTTCAGTGGAGGCGACTGCCGTGGTCTTCGCCGCAGATGCTTCTGCACCAAACATTGTTAA
- the LOC133709048 gene encoding uncharacterized protein LOC133709048 has translation MCGHGDETDIHVFKNCKALHCFWLLGPLKLKAKEHPSQMLNEWLFDMMDVLPTELVDVFFISLWSIWTERNNILWRNSTFQPMHLIQRSVKQLQDFQQVQPKRGKQKKRSITKWENPPAGRLKINIKGAFRTESGSGGIGVVVRDDLGRGIAAIARPFVHAHSALNMEAEACRAGLLLGIHQGWSEIDIESDSTLLVAALQSGEKNLSEIGRVLDDCKDYLRGFQSVKIRHIYREANGVALRLAHLASMFVIDDVWVDETPAIIQDVLYEDYPHCFYHCSTSVRGLGFTSPPMQISVIT, from the coding sequence ATGTGTGGTCATGGTGATGAGACTGATATTCATGTGTTTAAAAACTGTAAAGCTTTGCATTGCTTTTGGTTATTGGGCCCCTTAAAGTTGAAAGCAAAAGAGCACCCATCACAAATGTTGAATGAGTGGCTTTTTGATATGATGGACGTACTACCTACTGAGCTTGTGgatgtattttttatttctctttggTCCATTTGGACAGAGAGAAATAATATTCTTTGGAGGAATAGTACTTTCCAACCCATGCATTTGATTCAACGGAGTGTTAAGCAGCTACAAGATTTCCAGCAGGTTCAACCCAAAAGGGGAAAGCAGAAGAAGAGATCGATTACAAAGTGGGAGAACCCCCCAGCGGGTAGATTGAAAATTAATATTAAAGGGGCCTTCAGAACGGAAAGTGGTAGTGGAGGCATTGGAGTGGTTGTTAGAGATGATTTGGGTAGGGGCATTGCGGCTATTGCTAGACCTTTTGTACATGCACACTCAGCTCTGAATATGGAAGCTGAGGCGTGTAGAGCTGGTCTTCTTCTTGGTATTCACCAAGGATGGTCTGAAATTGATATTGAAAGTGACTCCACCCTTTTAGTTGCGGCTCTCCAAAGTGGGGAGAAGAATTTGTCGGAGATTGGTCGGGTTTTAGATGACTGTAAGGATTACCTGCGTGGTTTTCAGTCAGTTAAAATTCGACATATCTACCGGGAAGCAAACGGAGTTGCACTTAGacttgcacaccttgctagcATGTTTGTCATTGATGATGTTTGggtagatgagactcctgctattattcaggatgttctctacgaggattatcCTCACTGTTTTTATCATTGTAGTACTAGTGTACGGGGTTTAGGTTTTACGTCCCCCCCTATGCAAATTTCTGTTATTACTTAA